From Vibrio splendidus, a single genomic window includes:
- the hslO gene encoding Hsp33 family molecular chaperone HslO produces the protein MADPMSTSNVLNRYLFEDLSVRGELVQMDEAYQQIISSKEYPAPVQKLLGELLVSTTLLTATLKFEGSITMQLQGDGPVTLAVINGDNDQKIRGVARFDGDIADDAGLHDLIGKGHLVITIDPKKGERYQGIVGLEGETLADVLEGYFANSEQLKTRLWLRTGEHEGKAHAAGMLLQVMPDGTGTPDDFEHLEQLTDTVKNEELFSLEANDLLYRLYNQEKVQVFTPQPVEFFCGCSRERSGAAIITVAQEEIYDILSTEGSVALHCDYCGTNYSFDKGDVDALYAEAADKGDNTVH, from the coding sequence CTATCAGTACGTGGTGAATTGGTACAGATGGACGAAGCGTACCAACAGATTATTTCTAGCAAGGAATACCCAGCGCCAGTACAAAAGCTGTTGGGTGAGCTACTGGTTTCAACGACGCTGCTAACGGCGACCCTAAAGTTTGAAGGCTCTATCACGATGCAACTGCAAGGTGATGGCCCAGTAACTCTAGCTGTTATTAATGGCGATAACGATCAGAAGATTCGTGGTGTTGCGCGCTTTGACGGTGATATTGCTGACGACGCTGGCCTGCACGACCTTATAGGTAAAGGCCACCTAGTGATCACTATCGATCCTAAAAAAGGTGAGCGTTACCAAGGTATCGTTGGTCTTGAAGGCGAAACACTTGCTGACGTTCTTGAAGGTTACTTTGCTAACTCAGAACAGCTTAAGACTCGTCTATGGCTACGCACGGGGGAGCATGAAGGCAAAGCACACGCTGCTGGTATGCTTCTGCAGGTTATGCCTGACGGCACTGGTACGCCAGATGACTTCGAGCACCTAGAGCAGTTAACTGACACGGTTAAAAACGAAGAGCTATTCTCTCTAGAAGCAAATGATTTGTTATACCGCCTATATAACCAAGAGAAGGTTCAGGTATTTACCCCTCAACCTGTCGAGTTCTTCTGTGGTTGTTCTCGTGAACGCAGTGGTGCCGCTATCATTACCGTTGCTCAAGAGGAGATCTACGACATCCTGAGTACGGAAGGTAGTGTTGCTCTTCACTGTGATTACTGTGGCACAAACTACTCGTTCGATAAGGGCGACGTTGATGCACTGTACGCAGAAGCAGCAGATAAAGGCGACAATACGGTTCATTAA